CTGGGCGCGCCCTGGCAGCCGTTGAAGCTCTACTACGACATCGGCTTCTCCAAGGGCAAGATCATGGCCCTGCACGAGGGCGTGCTGGCCGCCGGTCGGGAGTCGCCCTACGAGGAGTGGCTCAAGCGGTGGGAGGACCGGCCCGACAAGGGCCCTCGGATCACCACGCGGGTGGAGTGCGCTGACTACTTCACGGTTCGCGACGACGCGCTGCGCGCCCACGCCACCCAGGTCGACCCGGACGGCTTCTGGTTCCAGGTTCCGATGGAGCTGCAGCAGCGCGCCTGGCCGACCGAGGACTACGAGCTGGCCCGCTCGATGGTCGACAGCCCACTGCCCGAGTCGGACCTCTTCGCCGGCGTACGGGAGACGGCCCACGCACGCTGATTTCCGTCGGGTCTACCCTGGTTACCAACCGCACATCGGAGGAACGCCATGCTGACCGCTGCCCAGGTGCTCGCGGAGAACAACTTCGGGGACACCCGCACGGGTGGTCTGGCCGGGCCGATGGGCCTGTTCCTCATCCTGCTGCTGGCCACCGCGACCATCCTGCTGATCCGCAACATGAACGCTCGGCTGCGCCGCCTGCCCGACCGGTTTCCGCAGCAGGCGGGGCCGACCGACCCGACCAGGGCCGATGCGGCAGTCGTCGATCCGACAGACGGGACCGGGGGGCGTGATTCATCCACGCCCGCTCCCAATGGGCACCAGCAGCAGCGGAACGGGTAGTCCGCGCATGAATCACGCCGAACCGGTTGGTCGCCCCCTGTTGCGGCCACCCGGTTTGGCTTAGCCTTCCGCCGGGGGGACCAAAAGTCCCCGAGCCGTGTGCGGGAGGGGGCGCCGATGACCAGCACAGCAGCGGCCGCCCACCGTAACCTCGGTCGGTCGGCTGACGGGGGAGGTCGATGACCTCCGGTCCAGCCGGTGACTCGTTCGACCGGCTCGGGGTGCGGGGCACACCGGTCCGGTTGCTCGTGCTCACCGCCGCCGTCGCGCTGACCGCCGTGGCCGCTGCCGCAGTCGGGCTGACCCTGCCGGTCAGGCTGCCGGTCGATGACCCCCTCGGCGGTCCGGCCCGCTTCGGCATCGCCGTCGCCGTCCTCGCTCTCGCCCAGCTCGCCCGACTGCGGTTCCGTTCGTCCGCGGGCATGGTCAGCATCACCTGGGGCGAGGCCGCGCTGATCGTCTGCCTCTACCTGGCTCCCGCCGGTTGGCTCCCGTCCGCCACGCTGCTCGGCACCGGGCTGGCCTGGACGATGCTCTCGCTGCACAACGACCGCCGCCCGGTCCTGGAGCTCGTCCGGATCGCCGCGTCGCTGGCCGCCGCGTCGGCACTGGCCGTTTCCGTGACCACCGCACTCGGGCGACCGCTGCTTGCCCCGCCCACCCCGAAGCTCGCGCTGGCCCTGATCGCCGGGTCGGTGACCTATCTCCTGGTGACCGCCTGGCTGGGCGGGGTGACACTGGGCCTGCGGCACGGCCTGCCGATCGGGCCGCCGCTGCTCGCCGCGCTGCGCGGCAAGCTGTTGATGTTCGTCGGCAACGTGGCGGTCGGCCTCGTCGTGGTCGCCCTCCTGGAACTCGACCCGCGCTGGTTGCTGTTGCTGCCGCCGCTGCTCTGGCTGCTGCAACAGACCTACGGTTACCGGCTGCGCTCCGATCAGGAGCGCCGCACCTGGAGAGCGTTCGCCGAGGCCACCGCGGCCCTCAACCAGCTCGACGAGCGCGGCGTGGCCACCGCGGCGGTCACCGGAGGGCTGACGCTGTTCAACGCCGAGCTGGTGGACGTCGACGTGGCGCGGGCCGACGGCCGGTGGCACCGGTACCGGGGCGACGCCGGCGGTCAACTGGTCGACCGCGAGACGGACCCACCGGACCAGTCGCAGCCCGACGAGCACGAGCTGAGCCGGGCACTGTCGGTCGGCGCCGCACCGGTCGGTCGGCTGCGGGTGCGGTTCCCCCGCTCGGCCCCGCCCACCGCGCGGGAGCGCGACGCGGTGGCCGCGTTCGGCGACGCGCTCGCCGCCGCGCTGCACGACGCCGCGACCCACCGCGAGCTGCGGCTGGTGACCGCCCGTTCGTCGTACGAGGCGGTGCACGACCCGCTCACCGGGCTGGCCAACCGGGCGGCGATGCTCGGCAAGGGCGACCAGTCGCTGCGGCAGCTCGCGCACGATCACCCGGTGGCGCTGCTCCTGCTGGACATCAACCAGTTCAAGGAAGTCAACGACACCCTCGGTCACGCCGCGGGCGACCAGTTGCTGCGGCTGACCGCGAACCGGCTCGACGCGCTGGTCCGCCCCGGTGACCTGCTCGGTCGGCTCGGTGGCGACGAGTTCGCCATGCTGCTCACGGCGGTGCCGGTGCTCGGTGACCGGGCCGCGCCGATGGCCCATGCACTGCGCCAGGCTCGCGAGATCGCCGAACGGCTGGCCGCGCCGACCGAGGTGGCCGGCGTACGGATGTCGATCGAGGTTTCCGTCGGGGTGGTGGTGGCCGACGCCGGCACCGCCGACCTGACCGAGCTGCTGCGCCGGGCCGACATCGCGATGTACCAGGCCAAGGAGGGCGGCGGCAACGTCGCCGTGTACGACGGCACCCGGGACGCAGCCAGCACCGACCAGCTCGCCCTGCTGGCCGAGCTTCGCGAGGCGCTCCTGGTCGACGACCAGCTGGTGTTGGCGTTGCAACCGGCGGTCGACCTGGCCACGGGTGCGCCCACCGGCGTGGAGGCGCTGATCCGCTGGCAGCATCCCCGGCGCGGGTGGCTGAGCCCGGCCGACTTCATCCGGCCGGTGGAAAACAGCGAGCAGCTCGGCACCTTCACCCGGTACGTGCTGGACAAGGCGCTCAGCGTGGCCGCCAGTTGGGCGCGTGAGGGGCTGGACGTCCCGATCTCGGTCAACCTGTCGGCCCGCAGCCTGCTCGACCCCCGGCTGCCGGCGGAGATCGCCGACGCGCTGCGCCGCCACCAGGTGCCGCCGCACCGGCTCGTTCTGGAGATCACCGAGACGGTGGTGATGAGTGAGCTGGAGGTCATCGACGAGGTGCTGGCCACGCTCCGGTCGATGGGCGTGCAGCTCGCGGTCGACGACTTCGGCACCGGCTTCTCGTCGCTGACCTTCCTCACCCGGATCGCCGTGGACGAGTTGAAGGTGGACCGCTCGTTCGTGATCCGGATGACGGACTCGCCGGAGGCGGCGGCGATCGTACGGACGACAGTGGGGCTCGCCCACGAGTTGGGCCTGCGGGTGGTCGCCGAAGGGGTCGAGACCGCCGAGCAGCGGATGGCCCTGGCCGAGCTGGGATGCACCTCCGCGCAGGGCTACCACTTCTTCAAGCCGATGCCGGCCGACAAGATCGGCGCGGTGCTCGGTACGCTGCGCGACTCGGCGGAGTCGAACGTGTTCCGGCTGCGCGCCGACGGCGCCTCCTGACCGTCCCGCACTAGTCGGTCCCGACGCCGACACCGCGGTGCTCCGGCTGAAGAAGGGCTGACGGGTGCCGGCCCGGGCCGCCGCAACCCGAGCCTGAGGCTCCGGCCGCCGGACCATCCGGGTGGAGCCCGCGCGGTCCGCGCCGGGGCTGGTTATGGTCGTGGGCGTGAACCGACTCGTCGACGCCACCAGCCCGTACCTGCTCCAGCACGCGGACAACCCGGTCGACTGGTGGCCCTGGTCGGACGAGGCGTTCGCCGAGGCGAAACGGCGGGACGTCCCGGTGCTCATCTCGGTCGGTTACGCGGCCTGCCACTGGTGTCACGTCATGGCGCACGAGTCGTTCGAGAACGAGCAGGTCGGCGCCCTGATGAACGACAACTTCGTGTCGATCAAGGTGGATCGGGAGGAGCGCCCGGACGTGGACGCGGTCTACATGACCGCGACGCAGGCGATGACGGGCCAGGGTGGCTGGCCGATGACGGTCTTCGCCACCCCGGACGGCACCCCGTTCTTCTGCGGCACCTACTTCCCGCGGCCCAACTTCGTCCAGTTGCTCCAGTCGGTCACCACCGCCTGGCGGGAGCAGCGCGAGGAGGTCGTGCGCCAGGGCGCCGCGGTGGTCGAGGCGATCGGCGGTGCGCAGGCCGTGGGCGGCCCCACCGCCCCGCTGGACGCGCCGCTGCTCGACGCCGCGGCCGGCAGGCTGGCCAGCGAGTACGACGCCACGAACGGCGGCTTCGGGGGCGCCCCGAAGTTCCCTCCGCACATGAATCTGCTCTTCCTGCTGCGCCACCACCAGCGCACCGGCGACCCGCGCAGCCTGGAGATCACCCGGCACACCGCCGAGGCGATGGCCCGTGGCGGCATCTACGACCAGCTCGCCAGCGGCTTCGCCCGATACTCGGTGGACGCGCACTGGACGGTTCCGCACTTCGAGAAGATGCTCTACGACAACGCGTTGCTGCTGCGGCTCTACACCCAGCTGTGGCGGCTCACCGGTGACCCGCTGGCCCGGCGGGTGGCGCGGGACACCGCCCGCTTCCTCGCCGACGAGCTGCACCGACCGGGCGAGGGCTTCGCGTCCGCGCTGGACGCCGACACCGAGGGCGTCGAGGGGCTCACCTACGCCTGGACACCCGCGCAGCTCGTCGAGGCGCTGGGTGAGGAGGCCGGCCGCTGGGCCACCGACCTCTTCGCCGTCACCGACGAGGGGACCTTCGCCCCTCATTCCGCCTCCGCGCCGCAAGACGGCACTCCGGACGGAAAGAAGGGCGTCGAGCACGGCATGAGCGTGCTCAAGCTCGCCCGGGACGTCGACGACGCCGCACCCGAGGTGCGGGCCCGCTGGCAGCAGGTCGTCGGGCGGCTGCTCAGTGCCCGGGACACCCGGCCGCAGCCGGCCCGCGACGACAAGGTGGTGGCCGCCTGGAACGGCCTGGCGATCACCGCCATCGTCGAGTTCCTCCAGGTGGCCGCGTTGTACGCGTCCCCGCAGGACGAGGACGCCAACCTGATGGACGGCGTGACGATCGTCGCCGACGGCGCGATGCGCGACGCGGCCGAGCACCTGGCCACCGTGCACCTGGTGGACGGCCGGCTGCGCCGGGTCTCCCGGGACGGCAAGGTCGGCGAGCCGGCCGGCGTCCTGGAGGACTACGGCTGCGTGGCCGAGGCCTTCTGCTCGCTGCACCAGCTCACCGGCGAGGGCCGTTGGCTCACGCTGGCCGGCGAGCTGCTGGACACCGCGTTGGCGCACTTCGCCGCGCCCGGTGGTGCCTTCTACGACACCGCCGACGACGCGGAACGGCTGGTGGCCCGGCCCGCTGACCCGACCGACAACGCCACCCCGTCCGGCCGGTCGGCGTTGATCGCCGGGCTGGTCGCGTACTCGGCGCTGACCGGGGAGACGCGCTACCGGGAGGCCGCCGAGGCGGCGCTCGCCACTGTCGCGCCGATCGTCGGTAAGCACCCCCGATTCACCGGCTACGCCGCCATGGTCGGTGAGGCGTTGCTCTCCGGGCCGTACGAGATCGCCGTGGTGACCGACGACCCGGCTGGCGATCCCCTGGTGGCCGCGGCTCGACGGCACGCCCCGCCCGGGGCCGTGGTCGTCGCCGGGCAACCGGACCAGCCCGGTGTGCCGCTGCTCGCCGACCGTCCGCTGGTCGACGGGCGGTCCGCCGCGTACGTCTGCCGGGGGTTCGTCTGCCAGCGGCCGGTGACCTCGGTCGAGGAGCTGGTCGCCGAGCTCAGCTGAGCGCCCCGCCACGCCCTGTAATGCCCGCGCTCCCGGCACCGCCCGTCTCGGGACCGGGTCGGCGGCGCGGGTGCCGGCCCTCCGGGTGGGCGTGCCGATGGCCCGGATAGGCTGGCCGCGCTATGGATTCCCGTACCGGTCTGCCTGTTGTCGGCATGGTGGGTGGCGGCCAGTTGGCCCGGATGACCCACCAGGCCGCGATCGCCCTCGGCCAGTCACTGCGTGTGCTCGCGACCGCCCCCGACGACGGCGCGGCGCTGGTCGCCGCCGACGTCCAGTACGGCGACCACACCGACCTGGCCGCCCTGCGCACCTTCGCCAAGGGCTGCGACGTCGTCACCTTCGACCACGAGCACGTGCCCTCGGAGCACATCCGCACGCTGGCGGCGGAAGGGGTGACCCTCTACCCGCCGGCGGACGCGTTGCTGCACGCCCAGGACAAGCAGGTCATGCGGGAACGCCTGACCGAGCTGGGCGCCCCCAACCCGCTGTGGCGGCCGGTCGGCGAGCCCGCCGACCTGGTCGACTTCGGTGAGCAGGTCGGCTGGCCGGTGGTGCTCAAGGCGGCGCGCGGCGGCTACGACGGCCGGGGCGTGTGGATGGTCGACGACGCGACCCAGGCCGGCGAGCTGGCAGCAACGCTGCTCGCCGGCGGCACCCGGCTGATCGTCGAGGAGCGGGTGCCGCTGCGTCGGGAGCTGGCCGTGCAGGTCGCCCGGTCGCCGTTCGGTCAGGTAGCCGCGTACCCGGTGGTCGAGACGGTGCAGCGGGACGGCATCAACGTGGAGGTGCTGGCCCCGGCGCCCGGCCTGGACGAGGAGCTGGCGGTCTCCGCCCAGCAGCTCGCCATCGACCTGGCCACCGCGCTCGGCGTGATCGGCCTGCTGGCCGTGGAGCTGTTCGAGGTGCGCGACGAGGCCGGTCGGCCCGCGATCGTGGTCAACGAGCTGGCCATGCGGCCGCACAACTCCGGGCACTGGACCATCGAGGGCTCCCGCACCTCGCAGTTCGAGCAGCACCTGCGGGCGGTGCTGGACTACCCGATGGGCGACACCTCGCTGACCGCGCCGGTGGTGGTGATGGCGAACGTGCTCGGCGGAGAGCCGGGCGGAATGTCGATCGACGAGCGGCTGCACCACCTCTTCGCCGCCGAGCCGGGCGCCAAGGTGCACCTGTACGGCAAGCAGGTGCGACCCGGCCGGAAGGTCGGGCACGTCACGGTGCTCGGCGACGACCTGGATGACGTACGGGCACGCGCGGCGCGGGCCGCGCGCTGGCTGCGTGAGGGGCACGAGTGACCACCTCGGTCGAGAAGGAGACCCCAGTGACCACGGTCGGGCTGATCATGGGCAGCGACTCGGACTGGCCGACCATGCGGGCCGCCGCCGAGGTGCTGGACGACTTCGGCGTGGCGTACGAGGTGCGGGTGATCTCGGCGCACCGGACTCCGGTCGCGATGATCGAGTACGGGCGGGACGCCGCAGACCGGGGCCTGAAGGTGATCATCGCCGGGGCTGGAGGTGCCGCCGCGCTGCCGGGCATGGTCGCCTCGGTGACGCCACTGCCGGTGATCGGTGTGCCGGTGCCGCTGAAGCACCTGGACGGCATGGACTCGCTGCTGTCCATCGTGCAGATGCCGGCCGGGATCCCGGTGGCCACCGTGTCGATCGGCAACGCCCGCAACGCCGGCCTGCTCGCCGTACGGATCCTCGGCGCGAGCGACGACGGCCTGCGCGCCAGGATGACGACCTACCAGGAGGACCTGGAGAAGCTGGTGGCGAGCAAGGAAGCCGCCCTCCAGGCAACCCTCCCGTAGCTCGCGTCAGACCCACGCACCCGGCCCGGGCCACCGCACCCAATCCACACATCGCGCACCTGGACCACTCGCCGCGCCCACTCACCCAGGCCGCCGTGACCCTCCGATTCATCTCATGCCGCGTAGCGCGGTCTGGAGGCGTTCCTGGGCGCGGCGGCGGCGCTCGTTGCTCGCGCCGAGCACGAGCAGCAGGATGCCGACCGGGATGAGCGCGAGCCACGGGCCGAGGCTGAACAGGGCGTGGATCGCGGTGATCGCGGTCACCGACGCGCCGACGATCACCGGTGCCTGCTGTTGGGTGGACGAGCCGAAGATCAGCACCGCGACCGCGCCGAGCAACAACAGCATCTGCCGCAGCGTGCTGGACTCGGTGGCCAGCACGATGGCCAGCGTCGGTACGAAGGCGGCGACCAGCGCCGGCCCGTACGCCACCCAGCTGCTCAGGTCCGCTCGGTGGCGCAGCTCCAACACCCCGACGAGCAGGGCCAGGGCGGCGAACGGCAGCGTGTACGCCTCGGGCAGCGCCACGTCGGCGACCCGCATCAGGATCCACCACGCGGTGATCTCGCAGACCACCACGGCCCAGAACAGGATGCGGCGTTCCACCGGCCGACGACCGGGTCGGGTCGCCGCCACCCCGAGGACCGCACCCCAGGCCGCCAGCAGGGCGGCGATGTGTCGGGGCGAGTCGAAGGCGAGGGCCAGGGCGATCAGCGCGGCAGCGTAGCCGCTCCATTCGACTGTGGAGGCCTCGCGCTGCGCCTCGGGGCGGCGCAGCCGGGGCAGGGTCGCGGCGAGCACCTGCAGGACCGCTCCGACGGCGAGCACCCCGAACGCGGACCAGACCGCTGCCAGCCCGGCGACCAGGCCGGCGGTGAGCACGAAGAGCTGCGCCATGAGCGAGGCGAAGAGCCAGCCGAGGATGCGTGCCCGCTGGGTGGTGCCGAAGAACGCACCGACCGCGCCCACCCCGACGGCGCTGCCGAGGGTGAACAGGGTCAACTGCCGGTCGGCCAGGCTGCCGGCGAGCCCGGCGCTGCCACCTGCCAGACCGATGGCGAACACCAGCACCCGGGCCAGCCGCAGCGAGCGGGCCCGCTCGGCCAGCGGCGGCGGTGGGGTCAGCGCGAGACCGAGCATCGCGATGGTGAAGACGGAGAGCGCGGCGACGGTGCTCGCCGGCCAGCCCCAGCCCAGCGCGGTGGGCGCGATCAGCAGGGTGACGGCTGCTCCGGGCAGCACCACCGGGACGGCCCGGGAACGACGCCCACCGCTGAACCCGGTGGCCGCCAGCGCGGCGGTCGCGGTGAGCAGCAGGGCCGTCAGCACGTGGGTCGGGTTGACCACGTCCGGCGGTGGGGTGAGCAGCTCCGGTGGCGGGCCCTGCCAGATCCTGGTCAGTGTGCGGTGCGGCTCGACCAGGGCGGTGACCAGCGCGGGCGTGATCGAGGCGAGTGCCAGGGCGGTCGGAAGGGCCGCCGCGGCCAACGCGCCGGCGGCCGGGTTGAACCGCCACCGCCGTCGCTCCGGGTCGTCCGGCAGTCGACGGAGTGCCCCGTCGAGCCGTACCGCCCAACGCCGGACCGGCTGGGCGGCGCCGGTGGGCGGCACGGTGGCCGCGCGGATCAGCTCGGCCAGCACGCCG
This portion of the Micromonospora zamorensis genome encodes:
- a CDS encoding putative bifunctional diguanylate cyclase/phosphodiesterase, which encodes MTSGPAGDSFDRLGVRGTPVRLLVLTAAVALTAVAAAAVGLTLPVRLPVDDPLGGPARFGIAVAVLALAQLARLRFRSSAGMVSITWGEAALIVCLYLAPAGWLPSATLLGTGLAWTMLSLHNDRRPVLELVRIAASLAAASALAVSVTTALGRPLLAPPTPKLALALIAGSVTYLLVTAWLGGVTLGLRHGLPIGPPLLAALRGKLLMFVGNVAVGLVVVALLELDPRWLLLLPPLLWLLQQTYGYRLRSDQERRTWRAFAEATAALNQLDERGVATAAVTGGLTLFNAELVDVDVARADGRWHRYRGDAGGQLVDRETDPPDQSQPDEHELSRALSVGAAPVGRLRVRFPRSAPPTARERDAVAAFGDALAAALHDAATHRELRLVTARSSYEAVHDPLTGLANRAAMLGKGDQSLRQLAHDHPVALLLLDINQFKEVNDTLGHAAGDQLLRLTANRLDALVRPGDLLGRLGGDEFAMLLTAVPVLGDRAAPMAHALRQAREIAERLAAPTEVAGVRMSIEVSVGVVVADAGTADLTELLRRADIAMYQAKEGGGNVAVYDGTRDAASTDQLALLAELREALLVDDQLVLALQPAVDLATGAPTGVEALIRWQHPRRGWLSPADFIRPVENSEQLGTFTRYVLDKALSVAASWAREGLDVPISVNLSARSLLDPRLPAEIADALRRHQVPPHRLVLEITETVVMSELEVIDEVLATLRSMGVQLAVDDFGTGFSSLTFLTRIAVDELKVDRSFVIRMTDSPEAAAIVRTTVGLAHELGLRVVAEGVETAEQRMALAELGCTSAQGYHFFKPMPADKIGAVLGTLRDSAESNVFRLRADGAS
- a CDS encoding 5-(carboxyamino)imidazole ribonucleotide synthase, which gives rise to MDSRTGLPVVGMVGGGQLARMTHQAAIALGQSLRVLATAPDDGAALVAADVQYGDHTDLAALRTFAKGCDVVTFDHEHVPSEHIRTLAAEGVTLYPPADALLHAQDKQVMRERLTELGAPNPLWRPVGEPADLVDFGEQVGWPVVLKAARGGYDGRGVWMVDDATQAGELAATLLAGGTRLIVEERVPLRRELAVQVARSPFGQVAAYPVVETVQRDGINVEVLAPAPGLDEELAVSAQQLAIDLATALGVIGLLAVELFEVRDEAGRPAIVVNELAMRPHNSGHWTIEGSRTSQFEQHLRAVLDYPMGDTSLTAPVVVMANVLGGEPGGMSIDERLHHLFAAEPGAKVHLYGKQVRPGRKVGHVTVLGDDLDDVRARAARAARWLREGHE
- the purE gene encoding 5-(carboxyamino)imidazole ribonucleotide mutase, whose product is MTTVGLIMGSDSDWPTMRAAAEVLDDFGVAYEVRVISAHRTPVAMIEYGRDAADRGLKVIIAGAGGAAALPGMVASVTPLPVIGVPVPLKHLDGMDSLLSIVQMPAGIPVATVSIGNARNAGLLAVRILGASDDGLRARMTTYQEDLEKLVASKEAALQATLP
- a CDS encoding thioredoxin domain-containing protein → MNRLVDATSPYLLQHADNPVDWWPWSDEAFAEAKRRDVPVLISVGYAACHWCHVMAHESFENEQVGALMNDNFVSIKVDREERPDVDAVYMTATQAMTGQGGWPMTVFATPDGTPFFCGTYFPRPNFVQLLQSVTTAWREQREEVVRQGAAVVEAIGGAQAVGGPTAPLDAPLLDAAAGRLASEYDATNGGFGGAPKFPPHMNLLFLLRHHQRTGDPRSLEITRHTAEAMARGGIYDQLASGFARYSVDAHWTVPHFEKMLYDNALLLRLYTQLWRLTGDPLARRVARDTARFLADELHRPGEGFASALDADTEGVEGLTYAWTPAQLVEALGEEAGRWATDLFAVTDEGTFAPHSASAPQDGTPDGKKGVEHGMSVLKLARDVDDAAPEVRARWQQVVGRLLSARDTRPQPARDDKVVAAWNGLAITAIVEFLQVAALYASPQDEDANLMDGVTIVADGAMRDAAEHLATVHLVDGRLRRVSRDGKVGEPAGVLEDYGCVAEAFCSLHQLTGEGRWLTLAGELLDTALAHFAAPGGAFYDTADDAERLVARPADPTDNATPSGRSALIAGLVAYSALTGETRYREAAEAALATVAPIVGKHPRFTGYAAMVGEALLSGPYEIAVVTDDPAGDPLVAAARRHAPPGAVVVAGQPDQPGVPLLADRPLVDGRSAAYVCRGFVCQRPVTSVEELVAELS